In the genome of Leeuwenhoekiella sp. MAR_2009_132, one region contains:
- a CDS encoding hydroxypyruvate isomerase family protein, translated as MKRRVFIQKGALSGSFLALGGSQLFAMQNEIELPQHTFNLHYAPHLGMFKNSAGDDPIAQLHFMADQGFTAFEDNEMRNREVALQKKMAQVMQQRNMQMGVFVAHKIYWTAPNLTSGKLDLRDEFLKDIKASIEVAKRVGAKYMTVVPGYVDMSQNINYQTAHVIESLKQAAGLLEPEDLVMVLEPLNFYNHPGLFLKESAQAFQICKAVDSPACKILFDIYHQQIQEGNLLPNIDACWDEIAYFQMGDNPGRKEPTTGEINYKNIFKHIHSKGFKGILGMEHGNSQPGIAGEQAVIDAYVACDNFL; from the coding sequence ATGAAAAGACGTGTATTTATACAAAAAGGAGCCCTTAGTGGCTCCTTTTTAGCTCTGGGTGGTTCTCAATTATTTGCGATGCAAAACGAGATTGAATTGCCTCAGCATACATTTAATCTGCATTATGCACCACATTTGGGGATGTTTAAAAATAGCGCAGGTGATGATCCAATAGCGCAGCTTCATTTTATGGCAGATCAAGGTTTTACTGCTTTTGAAGATAATGAAATGCGTAATCGTGAAGTTGCATTGCAAAAGAAAATGGCTCAGGTTATGCAACAGCGCAATATGCAAATGGGTGTTTTTGTCGCGCATAAAATTTATTGGACAGCCCCAAACCTTACAAGTGGAAAATTAGATCTTCGTGATGAGTTTCTCAAAGATATAAAGGCTTCTATAGAAGTTGCCAAACGAGTGGGTGCAAAATACATGACCGTTGTTCCCGGTTATGTAGATATGTCTCAGAATATAAATTATCAAACAGCACATGTTATTGAGTCTTTAAAACAGGCCGCTGGGCTTCTTGAACCTGAAGATTTAGTAATGGTTTTAGAACCGCTTAATTTTTATAATCATCCTGGTTTGTTTTTAAAAGAAAGCGCGCAGGCTTTTCAAATTTGTAAAGCAGTAGATAGTCCTGCTTGTAAAATTCTATTTGATATTTATCACCAGCAAATTCAGGAGGGTAACCTTTTACCTAATATCGACGCCTGCTGGGATGAGATAGCTTATTTTCAAATGGGGGATAATCCTGGGCGAAAAGAACCAACTACTGGTGAAATTAATTATAAGAATATATTTAAGCATATACACAGCAAAGGATTTAAAGGTATTTTAGGGATGGAACATGGCAATTCACAACCTGGTATTGCCGGAGAGCAAGCTGTTATAGATGCCTATGTTGCTTGTGACAATTTTCTTTAA